The genome window GCCCGCGTCGCCAAGAGCGGTAAAACGACCCGGCTGCGGGCACATATCAAATCGCAAGGCAAACGCACGCAGGCACGCCGCGACGCGAAGTGAGCGCGCGTTCGATTCACAACGGTTCCGAAGCCTCAATAGGGTGCCACGGGTGGCTCGTCCAGGATGCGTTGTGCATGACAGCGCACAGCCACCCATGGAATGCGCGAGTCGCCTGTGGCGAGCGTCGATGTCACAAGCCCTGCGCAGGGGCGACATTGGAAATTGTTCGCCCCTCGCAATCTCGATACGGCCTCTACCGGGGCTGACGACGAAGACTTTGATCCCGTTCCGTAGGCTCGCGCCCACGGCGACACGATCTCGCCCCTAGGGGGACTGAATGCACGGGAGGCTGACGCCTCTCAGCGCGGAGGCAATGCAAAATGCTTTCCGCCTCACTTGGCCGTCCGACACCGCGGCTGCGTTCTTTTCGCGTTCATCACTCATCACTCCGCGATCAGCGCTTCTTCCGCTCAGCCGCTGGCGCTCGTGCGACGTCCTTTGCCGCCGGTTTGGCCTTCGACGCGGCCGCCCAATTCGCGATCGATATCCAAGAGCGCGGCCGGGTCACCTTTGACCAGGTGGAACTTGCCCACGATTTCGCGGGCGGTCTCTTCTTCTTCCACTTGCTCGTTGATGAACCATTGCAACTCGACCAGGGCCGAGAAGGCCTTTTCCTTGAGGGCGAGCTCGTACAGGTCGTCGATCTTCTTGCTGACCTGCTGCTCCTGCTCGAACGCCTGCTCGAAGACCGAGGCGATCGATGCGAAGCTCGTGTCGGGCTTCGTCACGCTCTTCAGCTCGGCATCGCCGTCGCGGGCCAGCAAGAAATCCAGCAGCCGCATGCCGTGGCCGTACTCCTCCTCGGACTGCACCCGCAGCCAGTGGGCACAGCCGATGAAGTTCTGCCGCTGGCAGA of Pirellulales bacterium contains these proteins:
- a CDS encoding ferritin, producing the protein MLSKNVQQAINEQINAELSSSYTYLAMSIFCQRQNFIGCAHWLRVQSEEEYGHGMRLLDFLLARDGDAELKSVTKPDTSFASIASVFEQAFEQEQQVSKKIDDLYELALKEKAFSALVELQWFINEQVEEEETAREIVGKFHLVKGDPAALLDIDRELGGRVEGQTGGKGRRTSASG